The Pyrus communis chromosome 9, drPyrComm1.1, whole genome shotgun sequence genome has a segment encoding these proteins:
- the LOC137745312 gene encoding uncharacterized protein yields MDREGGSNGGSSYYAVLGICRDASFSDIRTAYRKLALKWHPDRARSQTAAGEAKRRFQQIQEAYSVLSDQAKRSMYDAGLYDPLEEEDQEFCNFMGEMLSMMNNVKDQGDSLEDLQRMFNDMVGGDGMMGFDFGDMDPTANKKPRVGASRGAKSRC; encoded by the exons ATGGACAGAGAAGGAGGATCCAACGGCGGATCTTCCTACTACGCCGTCCTCGGGATCTGCAGGGACGCCTCCTTCTCTGATATCCGCACAGCTTACCGCAAGCTCGCTCTG AAATGGCATCCGGATAGGGCGCGAAGTCAAACGGCGGCGGGAGAAGCCAAGCGGCGGTTTCAGCAAATCCAAGAGGCTTACTCCG TTCTCTCGGATCAGGCAAAGCGGTCGATGTACGACGCCGGGCTCTACGACCCCCTCGAAGAAGAAGACCAG GAATTTTGCAATTTCATGGGTGAAATGCTGTCCATGATGAACAACGTGAAGGACCAG GGGGACAGTTTGGAAGACCTCCAGAGGATGTTCAACGACATGGTCGGCGGAGATGGGATGATGGGATTCGACTTCGGCGACATGGATCCGACGGCGAACAAGAAGCCACGTGTAGGTGCGTCGAGAGGTGCCAAGTCTCGCTGCTAG
- the LOC137745311 gene encoding calmodulin-binding protein 60 B-like has product MVTKRHFRDRGSEDFEFPVPESKRRPTFRNVVRDVMRDATLNEREWESFLRRIVREEVERGILPFLMSSPSVSRPSLESGSTSGGSGLQLRFVNKLAGTIFTGGRVEAENGEPLQIELVDASTGAIVRSGPLSLLKLELLVVNGEFGSDDQEDWTEREFNNYIVRARDGKRPLVTGEIHVTLREGAGSVGDVMFTDNSSWIRSRTFRLAARAVAKSSSEVRIREARSEPFVVKDHRGELYKKHYPPNLNDEIWRLEKIAKDGAFHKRLCENGISTVEEFLQLYMRDVSSLRNAFGGISTKIWETIIEHAMTCKLDDHKCYAYHRAEHDVSLMFNSIHRLEGAIINGQFCSLDELDAHQKMLVETLKQHAYQNVRDLIPVDSSTIFGLSRPLPCPQAEQFTSPNPDLQQIQFQFTHQDELPIQLGFNHGSASTSCAYQAEGSSNQLMVSLAQSQPMQLRSNSFSMEDFNSVIYNEESSWPPLGVFQAPNLPTGHLGTENLFQVQASTWSPANPIWGQTGGFYFTSGSEAEAAHFPLPAFVHNAGTRRKPKACWCKLRAAIKWWVSVRKHVSARRMARPPMCLNY; this is encoded by the exons ATGGTCACCAAGAGGCATTTTCGCGACCGGGGAAGCGAGGACTTCGAGTTTCCGGTTCCAGAATCCAAAAGGAGGCCTACTTTTAGGAA TGTTGTTAGGGATGTGATGAGAGACGCCACGCTGAATGAACGCGAGTGGGAAAGCTTCTTACGGAGAATT GTGCGAGAGGAGGTGGAGCGCGGTATTCTTCCCTTCCTCATGTCATCTCCAAG CGTATCCAGGCCGTCGCTGGAAAGTGGGAGTACTTCTGGAGGAAGTGGCTTGCAGTTGCGTTTTGTCAACAAGCTGGCAGGAACCATATTCACAGGCGGTAGGGTGGAAGCAGAGAATGGCGAGCCTCTTCAAATTGAACTAGTCGATGCCAGTACCGGTGCTATAGTCCGTTCCGGTCCCCTATCTTTGCTGAAGCTTGAACTTCTTGTGGTGAATGGTGAGTTCGGGTCTGATGATCAAGAGGATTGGACCGAACGAGAATTCAACAACTACATTGTTCGCGCAAGGGATGGCAAGAGGCCATTAGTGACGGGCGAGATACATGTTACACTAAGAGAGGGAGCTGGTTCTGTTGGTGATGTTATGTTTACTGACAACTCGAGCTGGATAAGAAGCCGAACGTTCAGACTAGCAGCTCGAGCTGTGGCCAAATCTTCGAGTGAAGTACGAATTAGAGAAGCTAGAAGTGAACCGTTTGTGGTTAAAGATCACCGTGGAGAAT TGTATAAGAAGCACTACCCTCCAAACCTAAACGACGAAATATGGCGCCTGGAAAAGATAGCGAAAGACGGAGCCTTCCATAAGAGACTGTGCGAGAATGGAATCAGCACAGTGGAGGAGTTCCTGCAGTTGTACATGAGAGATGTATCCTCACTACGAAAT GCTTTCGGTGGGATCTCGACCAAGATATGGGAAACAATCATAGAGCATGCTATGACCTGTAAGTTGGATGACCATAAGTGCTATGCCTATCATAGAGCTGAGCACGATGTAAGTCTCATGTTCAATTCCATCCACAGGCTTGAAGGGGCAATAATCAATGGCCAGTTCTGTTCTCTGGATGAACTCGACGCGCATCAGAAG ATGCTGGTGGAAACTCTGAAGCAGCATGCTTATCAAAATGTAAGAGATTTGATCCCTGTCGATTCTTCAACTATATTTGGCCTTTCGAGGCCCTTGCCATGTCCACAAGCTGAGCAATTCACCAGTCCAAACCCTGATCTGCAACAAATTCAATTTCAGTTCACACATCAAG ATGAACTCCCAATACAACTAGGTTTCAACCATGGATCAGCTTCAACCTCATGTGCCTACCAAGCAGAAGGCAGCAGCAATCAGTTAATGGTTTCTCTAGCACAAAGCCAACCAATGCAACTCCGAAGCAACAGCTTTTCGATGGAGGACTTTAACTCCGTCATCTACAATGAAGAAAGCAGTTGGCCGCCTCTCGGTGTTTTCCAAGCGCCAAATCTCCCAACCGGTCATTTAGGGACAGAAAACCTTTTCCAGGTCCAAGCATCAACTTGGTCTCCTGCAAACCCAATATGGGGACAAACAGGCGGCTTCTACTTCACTTCAGGTAGCGAAGCAGAAGCCGCACATTTCCCTCTTCCCGCTTTTGTACATAACGCAGGGACTAGACGGAAACCCAAGGCATGCTGGTGCAAGCTTCGTGCCGCCATTAAATGGTGGGTTTCCGTTAGGAAGCATGTGAGTGCTAGAAGAATGGCAAGGCCTCCTATGTGCCTGAACTACTAG